From a region of the Qipengyuania spongiae genome:
- a CDS encoding potassium channel family protein gives MSARKRRPVLVIGLGRFGGAVAETLERMGHEVLGADCDSQLVSEFAGTLTTTVEADCTDTKVLEQLGVADFEAAVVAIGTDIEASVLAVLALSDLGMTNIWAKATNDKHARILERTGAAHVVFPEQRMGERVAHLLNERLLDFISFDGEFAIARLKAPEPVVGVPLVTSGCRKKFDVTVVGVKRAGENFIHAVPDTIIFPDDELVVSGRISDIERFSAI, from the coding sequence TTGTCGGCTAGAAAACGCAGGCCCGTCCTCGTCATCGGCCTCGGCCGCTTCGGCGGAGCCGTGGCCGAAACGCTGGAGCGGATGGGGCACGAGGTGCTGGGCGCGGACTGCGACAGCCAGCTGGTGAGCGAATTCGCCGGGACACTGACCACGACGGTCGAAGCGGACTGCACCGACACGAAAGTGCTCGAACAGCTGGGCGTCGCCGATTTCGAGGCTGCGGTGGTCGCGATCGGCACCGACATCGAGGCGAGCGTGCTGGCGGTCCTCGCGCTGTCGGATCTGGGCATGACAAACATCTGGGCCAAGGCGACTAACGACAAGCATGCCCGCATCCTCGAGCGGACCGGCGCGGCGCATGTCGTCTTTCCCGAACAGCGCATGGGCGAGAGGGTGGCTCACCTCCTTAACGAACGGCTGCTCGATTTCATCTCCTTCGACGGCGAATTCGCCATCGCGCGGCTGAAGGCGCCCGAGCCCGTCGTCGGCGTGCCGCTGGTGACGAGCGGCTGCCGCAAGAAGTTCGACGTGACGGTGGTCGGCGTGAAACGGGCGGGCGAGAATTTCATCCACGCCGTGCCCGACACGATCATTTTTCCCGATGACGAACTGGTCGTGTCGGGCAGAATATCGGATATTGAACGCTTTTCCGCCATCTGA
- a CDS encoding TrkH family potassium uptake protein, whose protein sequence is MIALRDPIRLIPVLFLGLILIGTGLLSLPFATADGGRAPFIAALFTATSAVAVTGLIVVDTPVYWSQFGQWIILALFQIGGFGIMTAATLFGLMAGRGFGLKDRMATQVERSRLETGDARSVLRLVLFITVIVEAVAMAMLTARFAFAYDMSLPSAAWHGLFHSVSAFNNAGFSSFSDSVMSYQDDALILGPIMASVVIAALGFPVMQDIWRHGLAWRHWSLHTKMTVAGTAALLAFGFVATLAMEWSNPGTLGPMGIGSKLLNSAFHSVMPRTAGFNSLDLGAFHDETIMTNFFLMLVGGGSAGTAGGIKVTTFLVLFAIVLSEVLGRRDAGLFQRRFGRAIERQALSVTVMAVALIFAATTYIASISPLPLDDILFECISAFATVGLSTGITADLPPTALLVLCVLMFVGRVGTITVATALALGKRERPYRYPEENLIVG, encoded by the coding sequence ATGATTGCGCTGCGCGATCCGATCCGTCTGATTCCGGTCCTGTTTCTGGGGCTGATCCTCATCGGTACGGGGTTGCTGAGCCTGCCTTTCGCCACGGCCGACGGGGGGCGTGCTCCGTTCATCGCCGCCTTATTCACCGCGACATCCGCCGTGGCTGTGACCGGGCTGATCGTGGTCGATACGCCGGTCTACTGGTCGCAGTTCGGGCAATGGATCATCCTCGCTTTGTTCCAGATCGGCGGCTTCGGCATCATGACCGCGGCGACGCTGTTCGGCCTGATGGCGGGCCGTGGTTTCGGGCTGAAAGACCGGATGGCGACTCAAGTCGAGCGCAGCCGATTGGAGACGGGCGATGCGCGGTCGGTCCTGCGGCTGGTGCTCTTCATCACGGTAATCGTCGAAGCGGTGGCCATGGCCATGCTGACCGCGCGCTTCGCCTTTGCCTACGACATGAGCCTGCCGAGCGCGGCGTGGCACGGTTTGTTCCATTCCGTCAGCGCCTTCAACAATGCGGGATTTTCCAGCTTCTCGGACAGCGTGATGAGCTATCAGGACGATGCGCTGATCCTCGGCCCGATCATGGCGTCGGTGGTCATCGCGGCGCTGGGCTTTCCGGTCATGCAGGACATCTGGCGCCACGGCTTGGCCTGGCGGCATTGGTCGCTGCACACGAAGATGACCGTCGCGGGCACGGCCGCGTTGCTGGCGTTCGGTTTCGTGGCGACTCTGGCGATGGAATGGAGCAATCCCGGCACGCTCGGCCCGATGGGGATCGGGTCCAAGCTGCTCAACTCTGCCTTCCATTCGGTGATGCCGCGCACGGCTGGCTTCAACAGCCTCGATCTCGGCGCCTTCCATGACGAGACGATCATGACCAATTTCTTCCTGATGCTGGTCGGTGGAGGAAGCGCCGGCACGGCCGGGGGCATCAAGGTGACGACGTTCCTGGTCCTCTTCGCCATCGTACTGTCGGAAGTGCTGGGGCGCCGCGATGCGGGCCTGTTCCAGCGGCGCTTCGGCCGCGCTATCGAGCGGCAGGCGCTGTCGGTCACCGTTATGGCCGTGGCGCTGATTTTCGCCGCGACGACCTACATCGCCTCGATCTCGCCCCTGCCGCTCGACGATATCCTGTTCGAATGCATATCGGCCTTTGCGACGGTCGGACTGTCGACCGGGATCACCGCCGACCTGCCGCCGACCGCGCTGCTGGTGCTGTGCGTGCTGATGTTCGTCGGACGGGTGGGAACCATCACGGTCGCCACCGCGCTCGCCTTGGGGAAGCGCGAACGCCCCTATCGCTATCCTGAGGAGAATTTGATTGTCGGCTAG
- a CDS encoding EcsC family protein → MDIKREQRKFRDSKPSRLGRGVKRLTHPFGKALADVMPKSLVEMVLKGLDRAVGAPQLIRFDHDPEDLQAAHRAAEKVARAARGISASTGAAAGLGGAISMSADIPATIAIALRTIRDTGRAYGFEGEGPAEKLFRLQILELAALDDVDLRTQRIADLEAGIGSEGELVRADHEHTTPVVDQAVERISRAIAFASFRSRAGMIVPIVGSVVGGIVNSSFQNDVGKAARFAFQARRLRREEGVIDV, encoded by the coding sequence ATGGACATAAAACGCGAGCAGCGGAAGTTCCGCGACAGCAAGCCTTCCCGTCTCGGTCGGGGGGTCAAACGGCTGACCCATCCCTTCGGAAAAGCTCTGGCCGACGTGATGCCGAAATCGCTGGTAGAAATGGTTCTCAAGGGTCTCGACCGCGCTGTGGGGGCGCCGCAACTAATTCGCTTCGATCACGATCCCGAGGACCTGCAGGCGGCGCATCGCGCGGCTGAGAAGGTCGCTCGCGCCGCGCGCGGCATCAGCGCTTCGACCGGCGCGGCAGCCGGACTGGGCGGAGCGATCTCGATGAGCGCGGACATTCCCGCCACCATCGCCATCGCGCTGCGCACGATCCGCGACACCGGCCGCGCCTACGGCTTCGAGGGCGAAGGGCCGGCGGAAAAGCTCTTCCGCCTCCAGATCCTTGAACTCGCCGCGCTCGACGATGTCGATCTCCGCACCCAGCGTATCGCCGATCTGGAAGCCGGCATCGGCAGCGAGGGAGAACTCGTCCGCGCCGATCACGAACACACCACGCCGGTCGTCGATCAGGCGGTCGAGCGCATCAGTCGCGCCATCGCTTTCGCCAGTTTCCGCAGCCGCGCCGGAATGATCGTTCCGATTGTCGGGTCCGTGGTCGGCGGGATCGTCAATTCATCGTTCCAGAACGATGTTGGTAAGGCCGCGCGGTTCGCTTTCCAGGCGCGCCGGTTGCGCCGGGAAGAGGGTGTGATCGACGTTTAG
- a CDS encoding transcriptional regulator: MTVHEPIASHTVHAVFPEQSRRAFSAAYPEIPHILQHQLTQDARLELGALAGLAEQLPETSIEYNRGDLPVGVDGKPSSTGLLIGDTIRHIATSNSWAVLKNVEQVPEYRALLLDLLGELHPAIEAKTGAMLTPQGFVFISSPHAVTPYHFDPEHNILLQLTGTKVMTQFPAGDARFAPDTTHESYHTGGARELAWRDDMLAEGTQYPLSPGEALFVPVMSPHFVQNGPRSSISLSITWRSEWSYAEADARAFNARLRLLGLAPRAPGRWPATNRGKALAQRALRRLGLAST, translated from the coding sequence ATGACCGTTCACGAGCCGATCGCCTCGCATACTGTGCACGCCGTCTTCCCCGAACAATCGCGCCGCGCATTCTCCGCCGCCTACCCCGAGATTCCACACATCCTCCAGCATCAGCTGACGCAGGATGCCCGGCTTGAACTCGGCGCGCTCGCCGGCCTTGCCGAACAGCTTCCCGAAACCTCGATCGAGTACAACCGCGGCGATTTGCCCGTGGGGGTCGATGGGAAGCCGAGTTCGACCGGCCTCTTGATCGGAGACACGATCCGCCACATCGCCACCAGCAACAGTTGGGCGGTCTTGAAGAATGTCGAGCAGGTGCCGGAGTATCGTGCGCTTCTGCTCGATCTGCTGGGCGAATTGCACCCCGCGATTGAGGCGAAGACCGGCGCGATGCTGACGCCGCAGGGCTTCGTCTTCATTTCCAGCCCGCACGCGGTTACACCCTATCATTTCGATCCCGAGCACAACATCCTGCTGCAGCTCACCGGCACCAAGGTGATGACGCAGTTTCCCGCAGGCGATGCGCGGTTCGCGCCCGACACAACGCATGAAAGCTACCACACCGGCGGCGCGCGCGAGCTTGCTTGGCGCGACGACATGCTGGCTGAGGGCACCCAATACCCCCTCTCGCCCGGCGAAGCCCTGTTCGTGCCTGTGATGTCGCCCCATTTCGTGCAGAACGGGCCGCGCAGTTCGATCTCGCTGTCGATTACCTGGCGCAGCGAATGGAGCTATGCTGAAGCCGATGCGCGCGCGTTCAACGCCCGTCTGCGCCTCCTCGGCCTCGCCCCCCGCGCGCCCGGACGCTGGCCTGCGACCAATCGCGGCAAGGCGCTGGCGCAGCGTGCCCTGCGTCGTCTGGGGCTTGCCAGTACCTGA
- a CDS encoding acyl-CoA thioesterase, with product MADDPNPRPSPSPEALVADLVRLLTVRSEGDDPFIGAQQPGGVGRVFGGQVVAQALQAAQAIAPEGMVAHSLHAYFLRGGEEGRDIDYAAAEDFTGRSFANRRVLASQEGAAILNLTASFQRPEEGLEHQDATPPQTPPPEELQSDAEMRRAMVERIGDRMSEAQRQLILRPRPIETRTADKLHWMNDEPRAPHNRSWFRTVAPLPDDPALHPAVIAYASDYTLLGTTALPHGLSWMRGELNGASLDHAVWFHRPARADEWLLYATDSPWSGGGRGFNRGQIFDAEGRLVASVAQEGVIRRRRNQGEG from the coding sequence ATGGCCGACGATCCGAACCCCCGCCCAAGCCCTTCCCCCGAAGCTCTCGTCGCGGACCTCGTCCGGCTGCTGACCGTGCGCTCCGAAGGCGACGATCCCTTCATCGGAGCGCAGCAGCCAGGCGGGGTCGGACGGGTGTTCGGCGGGCAGGTGGTGGCGCAGGCGCTTCAGGCAGCGCAGGCGATCGCGCCGGAAGGGATGGTGGCCCATTCGCTCCACGCCTATTTCCTGCGCGGCGGCGAGGAAGGCCGCGACATAGACTACGCCGCGGCGGAGGACTTCACGGGGCGCAGCTTCGCCAACCGCCGTGTGCTCGCCAGTCAGGAAGGCGCCGCCATCCTTAATTTGACCGCCTCATTCCAAAGACCCGAGGAGGGGCTTGAACATCAGGACGCCACGCCCCCGCAGACCCCTCCCCCGGAAGAGCTTCAATCCGATGCGGAAATGCGCCGCGCAATGGTGGAGCGGATCGGAGACCGGATGAGCGAGGCACAGCGCCAGCTGATCCTGCGCCCCCGACCAATCGAGACGCGCACCGCCGACAAGCTTCACTGGATGAACGACGAGCCGCGCGCGCCGCACAACCGCAGCTGGTTCCGTACCGTCGCTCCGCTGCCCGACGATCCAGCGCTGCACCCGGCGGTGATCGCCTATGCAAGCGACTATACGCTTCTTGGCACCACCGCCTTGCCGCACGGCCTCAGCTGGATGCGGGGCGAGTTGAACGGTGCCAGCCTCGACCATGCGGTCTGGTTCCATCGTCCGGCCCGCGCGGACGAATGGCTGCTCTACGCGACCGACAGCCCATGGAGCGGCGGCGGAAGAGGATTTAATCGCGGCCAGATTTTCGATGCCGAAGGTCGGCTGGTCGCCAGCGTCGCGCAGGAAGGCGTGATCCGGCGGCGCCGGAACCAGGGGGAAGGCTGA
- a CDS encoding TonB-dependent receptor: MTRLLSAASAIAVTASLAAPLHAQDSEAIIVTAQRENRTEVFAGGTVGVLGDKPAEDVPFTVRTFDESLILNQQPQTLGEVLENDPTVRTTFGFGIAGEQFVIRGFPLYGDDVGMNGLYGITPRQLVAPELYSGVQVLNGANAFLYGAAPGGTGIGGSVNLQLKQAGDQPLTRATLGYTSSSHFGGSADISRRFGDAGQFGVRVNGVFRSGDVAIDDEFRETLATGAAFDWRSDNLRIFADLAYQRIEVDRLRPQIGLAASAVPSVPDADANYGQVFTNTELESVFGIGRLEYDLADNAMFYITGGALESEEDGVYGSVTVTDAVTGAASGGASIIPAEQSNQALEAGLRAKIGSAITQEFNFGANISWQEFRTAFDFRTSYATNIYDTPQVAIPTTVSFASGNLDDPLTSSRSRLLSAFVSDTVGFWDDRVLVIGGLRIQEIEVRGFDVNTGLETSEYEESAVTPVAGLVVKPVEGLSLFANRIEGLQQGQTAPLQGIDPDNPGGPVLPVTNASQVLQPFKSVQYEIGAKLALGMLDASISAYTIEQPNAFLGPDEDRPGFLLFAPFGEQRNRGIEAFVAGEPTEGVRLILGGSVIDAELTNTPGGVNEGNGALGVPDYTINANAEWDLPFVPGFTLTGRVVHTGEQWVDQANTLELDPWTRVDLGARYVFAAGATPVTLRFTVDNVANERFWSSSFTAFGSFGGRLLQGNPRTFKASISADF, from the coding sequence ATGACACGTTTACTTTCCGCCGCCTCCGCGATCGCTGTCACGGCTTCTCTCGCTGCCCCGCTCCATGCGCAGGACAGCGAGGCGATCATCGTTACCGCCCAGCGCGAGAACCGCACCGAGGTTTTCGCTGGCGGCACTGTCGGCGTGCTGGGTGACAAGCCGGCCGAGGACGTGCCCTTTACCGTGCGGACCTTCGACGAATCGCTGATCCTCAACCAGCAGCCTCAGACCCTTGGCGAGGTGCTGGAGAACGATCCGACCGTGCGCACAACCTTCGGCTTCGGCATTGCGGGCGAGCAGTTCGTCATTCGCGGCTTCCCGCTCTACGGCGACGATGTCGGCATGAACGGGCTCTACGGCATCACGCCGCGCCAGCTGGTGGCGCCCGAGCTTTATAGCGGGGTGCAGGTGCTGAACGGCGCCAACGCCTTTCTCTACGGTGCGGCGCCGGGTGGCACAGGCATCGGCGGCAGCGTCAATCTTCAACTGAAGCAGGCCGGCGACCAGCCGCTGACCCGTGCGACGCTCGGCTACACCTCCAGTTCGCATTTCGGCGGCAGCGCCGATATTTCGCGACGTTTCGGTGACGCGGGCCAGTTCGGCGTCCGGGTGAACGGCGTGTTCCGCAGCGGTGATGTCGCGATCGACGACGAGTTCCGCGAGACGCTGGCGACCGGTGCCGCTTTCGACTGGCGCAGCGACAATCTGCGCATTTTCGCCGATCTCGCCTATCAGCGGATCGAGGTCGATCGACTGCGCCCGCAGATCGGCCTCGCCGCCAGCGCCGTTCCCTCCGTGCCGGATGCGGACGCCAATTACGGCCAGGTCTTTACCAACACCGAACTCGAAAGCGTCTTCGGCATCGGCCGGCTCGAATACGATCTTGCCGACAATGCCATGTTCTACATCACCGGCGGTGCGCTGGAGAGCGAGGAGGACGGCGTCTATGGCAGCGTCACCGTGACCGATGCCGTCACCGGCGCGGCGAGCGGCGGCGCGTCGATCATCCCCGCCGAACAGAGCAACCAGGCGCTGGAAGCGGGCCTGCGTGCCAAGATCGGCAGCGCGATCACGCAGGAATTCAACTTCGGCGCGAATATCAGCTGGCAGGAATTCCGCACCGCTTTCGATTTCCGCACCAGTTACGCCACCAATATCTACGACACGCCGCAAGTCGCCATTCCGACGACGGTGTCCTTCGCCAGCGGCAATCTGGACGATCCGCTGACCTCCAGCCGCTCGCGTCTGTTGAGCGCTTTCGTGTCGGATACGGTAGGCTTCTGGGACGACCGCGTCCTCGTGATCGGCGGGCTTCGCATCCAGGAGATCGAGGTCCGTGGCTTCGACGTCAACACCGGGCTGGAAACGAGCGAGTACGAGGAAAGCGCGGTTACACCGGTCGCGGGTCTTGTGGTCAAGCCGGTCGAAGGGCTCTCGCTTTTTGCCAATCGTATCGAGGGGCTGCAACAGGGTCAGACCGCGCCGCTTCAGGGGATCGATCCCGACAATCCCGGAGGTCCGGTCCTGCCTGTCACGAATGCCAGCCAGGTGCTGCAGCCGTTCAAATCCGTCCAGTACGAGATCGGCGCGAAGCTGGCGCTCGGGATGCTCGATGCGAGCATTTCCGCCTACACCATCGAACAGCCCAACGCCTTCCTCGGTCCGGACGAGGATCGACCCGGCTTCCTGCTCTTCGCGCCCTTCGGCGAGCAGCGCAATCGGGGGATCGAGGCCTTTGTCGCGGGCGAGCCGACCGAAGGGGTCCGCCTGATCCTGGGCGGGTCGGTCATCGATGCCGAGCTCACCAACACGCCCGGCGGCGTGAATGAGGGCAATGGTGCGCTGGGCGTTCCGGACTACACGATCAACGCCAATGCCGAATGGGACCTGCCCTTCGTGCCCGGCTTCACGCTCACGGGCCGCGTCGTCCATACAGGCGAGCAGTGGGTCGATCAGGCCAACACCCTCGAACTCGATCCGTGGACCCGGGTGGATCTCGGCGCACGCTACGTGTTCGCCGCGGGCGCGACCCCGGTCACACTGCGCTTCACGGTCGACAACGTGGCGAACGAGCGGTTCTGGAGCTCCTCCTTCACTGCCTTCGGTTCTTTCGGCGGGCGGCTGCTCCAAGGCAATCCGCGCACCTTCAAGGCCTCGATCTCGGCCGATTTCTGA
- a CDS encoding GNAT family N-acetyltransferase has translation MAFIEDLAGMGAQASSDPACPARPPSDGFTALPWTKFDDGLVSCWQALSSETPVPNPFYEPWYLLPALRQFDPQGLCRLATLIADGKLIGLMPLAFERRYHGHPIPHLANWSHDNQFFGAPLIAAGYERAFWHALLDWASRHCGSALFLHLATLALESEPFAALGEVCAERGNPFRVVHREKRAALDAGPTPDQHLAACLTKKRRKELDRKRRRLEELGALEFSRHTDEAGLDDWIDHFLALERAGWKGEADSALACDMRTESLFRQALAGAARDGRLERIAFHFDGRPIAMLASFFTPPHVFSYKTAFDESLAKLSPGLLLQVENLQVLGRADIEMTDSCASPDHPMMDHFWRDRRAIGNVTIGIGGPVRRAVGAGLAALEARNMEKQG, from the coding sequence TTGGCGTTCATCGAGGACTTGGCGGGAATGGGTGCGCAGGCAAGCAGCGATCCCGCTTGCCCAGCCCGGCCTCCGAGCGATGGCTTCACCGCTCTCCCGTGGACGAAATTCGACGATGGATTAGTTTCCTGCTGGCAGGCGCTTTCGTCCGAGACGCCCGTGCCCAACCCCTTCTACGAACCCTGGTATCTCTTGCCCGCTCTGCGCCAGTTCGATCCGCAAGGTTTGTGTCGACTGGCGACGCTCATTGCCGACGGGAAGCTCATCGGGTTGATGCCGCTTGCCTTCGAACGGCGTTACCACGGCCACCCGATCCCGCATCTTGCTAATTGGAGCCATGACAACCAGTTCTTTGGCGCACCTTTGATCGCCGCTGGATACGAGCGCGCCTTCTGGCACGCTCTGCTCGACTGGGCATCGCGCCATTGCGGCTCCGCGCTGTTCTTGCATCTCGCCACGCTGGCGCTTGAAAGCGAGCCGTTCGCCGCGCTGGGCGAAGTCTGCGCCGAGCGCGGCAATCCTTTCCGTGTGGTCCACCGCGAGAAGCGCGCGGCTCTCGATGCCGGGCCGACACCCGACCAGCATCTCGCGGCCTGTCTCACGAAGAAACGTCGCAAGGAACTGGACCGCAAGCGACGGCGGCTCGAGGAGTTGGGCGCACTCGAATTCAGCCGCCACACCGACGAAGCCGGTCTCGATGACTGGATCGACCACTTCCTCGCGCTCGAACGCGCCGGCTGGAAGGGCGAGGCCGACTCCGCCCTCGCCTGCGACATGCGGACCGAGAGCCTGTTCCGCCAAGCCCTGGCCGGAGCCGCCCGCGATGGACGGCTTGAGCGCATCGCCTTTCACTTCGACGGACGGCCGATCGCAATGCTGGCCAGTTTCTTCACCCCGCCGCATGTTTTCAGCTACAAGACCGCTTTCGACGAGAGCCTGGCCAAGCTCTCCCCGGGGCTTCTCCTGCAGGTCGAAAACCTGCAAGTTCTCGGCCGAGCGGATATAGAGATGACCGATAGCTGCGCCTCGCCCGATCATCCGATGATGGACCATTTCTGGCGTGACCGGCGAGCCATCGGCAATGTCACCATCGGGATCGGTGGCCCAGTCCGCCGTGCCGTCGGTGCCGGGCTGGCTGCGCTGGAAGCGCGGAACATGGAGAAGCAGGGATGA
- a CDS encoding PepSY-associated TM helix domain-containing protein: MTTSRVGFSGHAVKRDTIRIWYLTHRWSSLVSTAFLLMLCVTGLPLIFHDEIDAAFGEDWESRLPGNPSAITGQPLDAILNSALAERPGEVPLFMGFSQDSSLLTVTTGPSPDAPGSEMTLLYFDRFTGRSLGPVEGGGLMDTILALHTDMLIGLPGMLFLGVMGLFFVVALISGVVLYAPFMRRLRFGTLRQGRSARVRRLDQHNLLGVATLGWALVIGLTGAINAFADPLVDNWREGELAGMIAAQSSTEPLAPADYGSLDRAMARAQEALPGRSPQFVGFPGGAWSGPRHYAIFFQGDRPLTSHLLTPALVEADSGRLIDARDMPTLNKALMLSKPLHFGDYGGLLFKLLWAVLDLLTIWVLWTGLLLWMRRAPGRMERRLDELETGAARRSPA, from the coding sequence TTGACTACAAGCCGCGTGGGCTTTAGCGGCCACGCCGTGAAGCGCGACACGATCCGAATCTGGTATCTGACCCATCGCTGGTCCAGCCTCGTTTCGACGGCCTTCCTGCTGATGCTCTGCGTCACCGGCCTGCCGCTAATTTTCCACGACGAGATCGATGCGGCGTTCGGCGAGGACTGGGAGAGCCGCCTGCCGGGCAATCCGTCCGCCATCACCGGACAGCCGCTCGACGCGATCCTGAACTCGGCGCTCGCCGAACGGCCGGGCGAGGTGCCGCTGTTCATGGGGTTCAGCCAGGACAGTTCGCTGCTGACAGTGACGACCGGACCTTCACCCGATGCGCCGGGCAGCGAGATGACGCTACTCTATTTCGACCGCTTCACCGGCCGCTCGCTCGGCCCGGTCGAGGGGGGAGGTCTGATGGACACCATCCTCGCGCTTCATACCGACATGCTGATTGGGCTGCCGGGGATGCTGTTCCTGGGGGTGATGGGCCTTTTCTTCGTGGTGGCGCTGATTTCCGGCGTTGTGCTCTACGCGCCCTTCATGCGGCGGCTGCGCTTCGGCACCCTTCGGCAGGGACGATCGGCGCGGGTGCGACGGCTCGACCAGCACAATCTCCTGGGCGTCGCCACCCTTGGCTGGGCGCTCGTGATCGGTCTCACAGGCGCAATCAACGCCTTTGCCGATCCGCTGGTCGACAATTGGCGCGAGGGAGAGCTGGCCGGAATGATCGCGGCCCAGTCGTCCACCGAACCGCTCGCGCCCGCGGATTACGGCTCGCTCGACCGGGCGATGGCACGCGCGCAGGAGGCGTTGCCGGGCCGCTCGCCGCAATTCGTAGGCTTTCCGGGCGGGGCGTGGAGCGGACCGCGACATTACGCGATCTTCTTCCAGGGCGACCGCCCGCTCACCAGCCATCTGCTTACCCCCGCGCTGGTCGAGGCGGATAGCGGCCGCCTGATCGACGCGCGGGATATGCCCACGCTCAACAAGGCGCTGATGCTGTCGAAGCCGCTGCATTTCGGCGATTACGGCGGGCTGCTGTTCAAGCTGCTCTGGGCGGTGCTCGATCTGCTGACAATCTGGGTCCTATGGACCGGGCTGCTTTTGTGGATGCGCCGCGCTCCGGGACGGATGGAGCGTCGTCTCGACGAGCTGGAAACCGGCGCGGCGCGGCGGAGCCCGGCGTGA